A genomic region of Roseateles amylovorans contains the following coding sequences:
- a CDS encoding phosphatidylinositol-specific phospholipase C domain-containing protein: protein MTAQLSRLIAPSVSALLAVVCTTAKAGPWEYEDAYWPKPLWAGDQMQADWMSTIPDDRPLFKMSIPGTNQSATYGDHTRSLAYQSQSLNLVDQLQAGIRFLDFRCRLTNGSLQFQREELSMRKSCGSGIYDVVSFLKRHPTETVIVSLKQEYSTASSEEFLTAFNRIAADFAPWMWTVDTLAPTLGKVRGKIVILNNYAWDEWDIDKSGIPIRHFNVLNRFENSTKQFPYEQFVATQARLKSFPDPAAYYITNLASSGTYPPYVSAGARTSMFGGHQATFLRVPEWDLAYPELPRDVCAGGTARCIYYMGMNEMAAGVIKKEMPAYVGIVAADFPGKPLIDAIIERNASAWQANGTAQAQELFIYNNPYTKTLDFLVAKRAGRYGYFPIDGKDNGDWVLIGHEFPAKRGAKYWVPNGYSNPGDLYVYRNPYTRTVDYFRAKYGTYYENQHLYLPIDQKSNAYWTSEQ, encoded by the coding sequence GTGACTGCCCAACTTTCAAGACTCATCGCCCCCAGTGTCAGCGCCTTGCTGGCCGTGGTGTGCACCACCGCCAAGGCTGGCCCCTGGGAATACGAAGACGCCTATTGGCCCAAGCCGCTGTGGGCTGGGGATCAGATGCAAGCGGATTGGATGTCGACCATCCCGGACGACCGCCCGTTGTTCAAGATGTCCATCCCGGGTACGAATCAATCCGCGACCTACGGCGACCACACCAGAAGCCTGGCCTACCAAAGCCAAAGCCTCAACCTCGTGGACCAGTTGCAGGCGGGGATTCGCTTCCTGGATTTCCGCTGCCGCCTCACCAACGGCAGCCTGCAGTTCCAGCGCGAGGAGCTGTCAATGCGCAAGAGCTGTGGCAGCGGCATTTACGACGTGGTCAGCTTTCTGAAGCGACATCCCACCGAAACCGTCATCGTGTCGCTGAAGCAGGAATATTCCACGGCTTCCAGCGAAGAGTTTCTGACGGCCTTCAACAGGATAGCTGCGGACTTCGCCCCATGGATGTGGACGGTGGACACCTTGGCACCGACGCTGGGCAAGGTGCGGGGCAAGATCGTGATCCTGAACAACTATGCTTGGGACGAATGGGATATTGACAAATCAGGGATCCCGATCCGCCACTTCAATGTGCTCAACAGATTCGAGAATTCGACGAAGCAGTTCCCTTACGAACAGTTTGTGGCGACCCAGGCTCGACTGAAATCGTTCCCGGACCCCGCCGCGTACTACATCACGAACCTCGCGTCCTCCGGGACCTACCCTCCGTATGTCTCGGCAGGCGCACGCACGTCGATGTTCGGTGGCCATCAGGCGACCTTCCTGAGGGTGCCTGAGTGGGATCTGGCCTACCCTGAATTGCCGCGGGACGTCTGTGCCGGCGGAACTGCCCGATGCATCTACTACATGGGGATGAACGAGATGGCAGCCGGCGTGATCAAAAAGGAGATGCCGGCTTACGTGGGCATCGTCGCCGCAGACTTTCCGGGCAAGCCGCTGATCGACGCCATCATCGAACGCAACGCCAGCGCATGGCAGGCAAACGGCACCGCCCAGGCGCAAGAGCTCTTCATCTACAACAACCCCTACACGAAGACGCTCGACTTCTTGGTCGCCAAGCGAGCCGGACGCTACGGCTACTTCCCGATCGACGGTAAGGACAATGGCGACTGGGTTCTCATTGGCCATGAGTTCCCGGCCAAGCGCGGGGCCAAGTACTGGGTGCCCAACGGCTACTCCAATCCCGGCGACCTGTATGTCTATCGGAACCCCTACACCCGCACGGTCGATTACTTCCGAGCCAAGTACGGCACCTATTACGAGAACCAGCACCTCTACTTGCCGATCGACCAGAAGTCCAATGC